Proteins from one Mucilaginibacter jinjuensis genomic window:
- a CDS encoding gliding motility lipoprotein GldH: MKIAVYTRFLLSIIVALTALSSCSDPKSVFDQNTEISNRNWAYVNKVKFDVKIDDPSVPYNLYMNLRVTGDYKYANMFVLISQKDAKHPKPSVVRYEFKLANPDGEWLGQGTGNIYSYQTLFKPQYRFPEKGVYHFEFEQNMRDNPLHEVSDVGLRVEKVQ, encoded by the coding sequence ATGAAAATAGCCGTTTATACCCGGTTCTTACTATCCATTATCGTTGCGTTAACAGCACTAAGCAGCTGTAGCGACCCAAAATCTGTTTTCGACCAAAATACCGAAATCAGTAACAGAAACTGGGCTTATGTAAACAAGGTTAAGTTTGATGTTAAGATTGACGACCCATCGGTTCCGTATAATTTGTACATGAACCTGCGCGTAACCGGCGATTATAAATACGCCAATATGTTTGTGCTCATCAGTCAGAAAGATGCCAAACACCCTAAGCCATCCGTAGTACGTTACGAATTTAAACTGGCCAACCCTGATGGCGAATGGCTTGGCCAGGGTACCGGCAATATATACAGCTACCAAACCCTGTTTAAACCGCAATACCGTTTCCCCGAGAAAGGTGTTTATCACTTCGAGTTTGAACAAAACATGCGAGATAATCCTTTGCATGAGGTTAGTGATGTAGGGTTGAGGGTTGAGAAGGTACAGTAG
- a CDS encoding DNA/RNA non-specific endonuclease produces the protein MKIKNLLFIVAISLFAFSCKKDNKNDASTTPTNGNGGTGGATTPPTVINYSITENFDTGTKTGYAIANVTLSTGSWSFDNALLGNLAADLKNGAQSVRMKSGAISMNFDINGLKTLYIKHGKYGTDATSTWQLLKSTDGGTTYTQVGSDISETNTTLKLDSFQIAATGKVRIQIKDTNPSTSTARINIDDIVFKGTGDPGITVGVPDTNPVDTAGTTTPAASRGVTVGTDAPPATGDNSDLLFGNPSGATTSAVTSADNYLIDQGYYVESYNNTKAEPNWVSWHLDNSNTTNQSARLNNFAAFSGLPTGFYAVQSTSYSGSGFDRGHNCPSADRTSSTNANSATFLMTNMIPQAPQNNQQTWANLENYLRTLTDANYEVYIIMGSYGSGGSGSQGGTTTSINGGKVNVPSNVWKVAIVLPKGDGDLSRVTSSTRVIAVNTPNINTINSDWTKYIVTVRDIEKATGYNLFSALPQSVQDAIETKTDSGS, from the coding sequence ATGAAAATTAAAAATCTACTATTCATTGTTGCTATCTCTTTATTTGCTTTTAGCTGTAAAAAGGATAACAAAAACGACGCAAGTACTACCCCAACTAACGGCAATGGTGGTACTGGTGGCGCAACTACCCCTCCAACAGTAATTAATTATTCAATTACAGAAAACTTTGATACCGGTACAAAAACAGGTTATGCTATAGCTAATGTTACTTTAAGTACAGGTTCATGGAGTTTTGATAATGCTTTACTGGGCAACCTTGCTGCCGACCTTAAAAACGGCGCACAATCTGTAAGGATGAAATCTGGCGCCATAAGCATGAATTTTGATATTAACGGTTTAAAAACCTTATACATTAAACATGGTAAGTATGGTACCGATGCAACTTCAACCTGGCAGTTATTAAAATCGACCGATGGCGGTACTACTTATACACAAGTAGGCAGCGATATCAGCGAAACTAATACAACACTGAAGTTAGATTCGTTTCAAATTGCTGCAACCGGTAAAGTGCGTATCCAGATTAAAGATACTAACCCAAGCACAAGCACTGCCCGTATTAACATTGATGATATTGTATTTAAAGGTACCGGTGACCCGGGCATAACTGTTGGTGTACCAGATACTAACCCTGTTGATACTGCCGGCACTACAACCCCAGCTGCAAGCAGAGGAGTTACTGTTGGTACTGATGCGCCACCGGCAACTGGCGATAATAGCGATTTATTATTCGGTAACCCATCTGGCGCTACAACATCAGCAGTAACCAGTGCAGATAATTACCTGATAGATCAGGGTTATTATGTAGAATCATACAACAATACCAAAGCTGAACCTAACTGGGTGAGCTGGCATTTGGATAACAGCAATACTACCAATCAATCAGCACGTTTAAATAACTTTGCTGCTTTCTCTGGTCTACCTACAGGTTTTTACGCAGTGCAAAGCACAAGTTACTCAGGTTCAGGTTTTGATAGAGGCCACAACTGTCCGTCTGCAGACAGAACCAGCTCTACCAATGCCAACTCAGCAACTTTCCTGATGACCAACATGATCCCTCAGGCACCGCAAAACAACCAGCAAACCTGGGCTAATCTTGAAAACTACCTGCGTACTTTAACAGATGCAAACTACGAGGTATATATTATTATGGGTAGCTACGGCAGCGGCGGTAGCGGCAGCCAGGGTGGTACTACTACCAGCATTAACGGTGGTAAAGTAAACGTACCGAGCAATGTTTGGAAGGTAGCCATTGTATTACCAAAAGGTGATGGCGATTTAAGCCGCGTAACCAGCTCAACCCGCGTTATTGCTGTAAACACACCAAACATTAACACCATCAACAGCGATTGGACTAAATATATTGTAACCGTTCGCGATATTGAAAAAGCAACCGGTTATAATTTATTCTCGGCATTACCACAATCGGTTCAAGATGCTATAGAAACTAAAACAGATAGCGGTAGTTAA
- the ruvX gene encoding Holliday junction resolvase RuvX: MRVMAFDYGTKRIGIAVTDPLQMIANSLDTIHPLEIIDYLKKYLLTEQVERFVVGEPKQMDNTPSQSAPHVKGFVNLLKKTFPEIPIDMMDERFTSKMASAVILQSGINKKARQNKGLVDNISATILLQSWLERKAFM; the protein is encoded by the coding sequence ATGAGAGTAATGGCTTTTGATTATGGTACCAAGCGTATAGGTATTGCGGTGACAGACCCCTTGCAAATGATTGCCAATAGCCTGGATACTATCCACCCGCTTGAAATTATCGATTACCTGAAAAAATATTTACTTACCGAGCAGGTTGAACGTTTTGTGGTGGGCGAACCGAAGCAAATGGATAACACCCCCTCGCAATCGGCCCCGCACGTTAAAGGTTTTGTGAACCTGCTGAAAAAAACCTTCCCCGAAATACCCATTGATATGATGGACGAACGCTTTACCTCTAAAATGGCTTCGGCCGTGATATTGCAAAGTGGCATCAACAAAAAAGCAAGACAGAATAAGGGATTGGTTGATAATATTTCGGCCACGATACTGCTGCAATCATGGTTGGAACGGAAGGCGTTTATGTAG
- the rmuC gene encoding DNA recombination protein RmuC, with product MSVIALVISAALFIIAVVLFIKSQQAAKGVSADEINQLQAENNALKISLARSEEKSLWITAEKENITAIYKDEQNRLTQELMHERNKLAQALQAIERAEAIHESQQEKLQEQKAEVEQTRMHFQREFENIAEKLLKEKSKEFTDVNRTNLDILLNPLKENIKAFEDKVEKVYHAEAAERNILKGVITQLMELNKQISNEANNLTKALKGDNKKQGNWGEFILEKVLERSGLTKDCEYRLQASHQSADGSRYQPDAIIDLPDDKHLIIDAKVSLIAYERLVNAETEEERKLYARAHVESLRNHVQGLSAKNYHDLNKLNSPDFVMLFVPIESSFSFAVQIDADLFSDAWDRRVVIVSPSTLLATLRTIASIWKQENQNRNVMEIARLSGEMYDKFVGFVNDLESIGKNIKATQDNYDKAFNKLVDGRGNLAGTAEKIKRLGAKANKQIEAKYLGEE from the coding sequence ATGAGTGTAATTGCTTTAGTTATATCTGCTGCATTGTTCATCATTGCTGTGGTATTGTTCATCAAATCGCAGCAAGCCGCTAAAGGTGTTTCTGCTGATGAAATAAACCAGCTACAGGCAGAAAATAACGCGCTGAAGATCAGCCTGGCCCGGTCTGAAGAAAAATCACTTTGGATTACTGCCGAAAAAGAAAACATCACCGCCATTTATAAAGACGAGCAAAACCGCTTAACCCAGGAGCTGATGCACGAGCGTAATAAACTGGCGCAAGCCCTGCAGGCAATAGAAAGGGCAGAGGCTATTCACGAATCTCAACAGGAAAAATTACAGGAACAAAAAGCTGAAGTTGAGCAAACCCGGATGCATTTTCAGCGCGAGTTTGAGAACATTGCCGAGAAGCTGCTGAAAGAAAAATCGAAAGAATTTACAGATGTAAACCGCACCAACCTGGATATACTACTTAATCCGCTAAAAGAAAATATTAAGGCTTTTGAAGATAAGGTTGAGAAAGTTTACCATGCCGAAGCTGCCGAACGTAATATTTTAAAAGGCGTAATTACGCAGCTGATGGAGTTGAATAAACAGATCAGTAATGAGGCGAATAATTTAACCAAAGCACTTAAAGGCGATAATAAAAAGCAAGGCAACTGGGGCGAGTTTATCCTCGAGAAAGTATTAGAACGGTCTGGCCTTACTAAAGACTGCGAATACCGTTTACAAGCCAGCCACCAATCTGCCGACGGCAGCCGTTACCAGCCCGATGCCATTATAGACCTCCCAGACGATAAACATTTAATTATTGATGCCAAGGTATCACTCATTGCCTACGAACGCCTGGTGAACGCCGAAACCGAGGAAGAACGCAAGCTGTACGCCCGTGCGCATGTAGAATCTTTAAGAAATCACGTTCAGGGTTTATCGGCCAAAAATTATCACGATTTAAATAAACTGAATTCGCCCGATTTTGTGATGCTGTTTGTACCGATCGAATCGTCATTCAGTTTTGCTGTACAGATAGATGCGGATCTTTTTAGTGATGCCTGGGACAGGCGCGTAGTAATTGTAAGCCCATCAACCTTACTGGCAACCCTGCGCACCATTGCCAGTATATGGAAACAGGAAAACCAAAACCGCAACGTAATGGAAATTGCCCGCCTAAGCGGCGAAATGTATGATAAGTTTGTAGGCTTTGTAAATGACCTGGAAAGCATCGGCAAAAACATCAAAGCCACCCAGGATAATTATGACAAGGCTTTTAACAAATTGGTTGATGGCCGTGGAAACTTAGCCGGTACGGCTGAGAAAATTAAAAGGTTAGGAGCTAAAGCCAATAAACAGATTGAGGCGAAATATTTGGGAGAGGAGTAA
- a CDS encoding PSP1 domain-containing protein: MGCGSCSTGGGCAPSGCKSNGSCLTNGCSKLDVYDWLSNMDMPASYRVFPIVEIKFKGSRKDFYLNTDNIYLEAGELVVTETATGGFDIGHVSVTGELVRMQMTKRRVSEADVTKKIFRKATSADVDKWKAAKDMEWETMHKARKLALELGLQMKISDVDYQGDKSKATFYYTAEGRVDFRELIKRMAESFRIRIEMRQIGMRQEASRLGGIGSCGRELCCSTWLTDFKTVSTAAARYQNLSLNTLKLAGQCGKLKCCLNYELDTYMDALKHIPDNVNYLKTEKGDARLQKTDIFKKLMWFSYPGEENWIPLHINRVKEIQQLNKDGIKPEDLGEIVEIEEKPAKVLDYENVVGQDSLTRLDERNRNKNNNRNNRNRKPNQPNGNQQQQQQRNPNQQGGNQQRNPNQAGGNQQQHSQQRNPNQQRPQQQPQTRNNAPQAKPQPEASADGTVKPEGQKNNRRHNNRRHRPNRGGGSEGAGNQPTPQQ; this comes from the coding sequence ATGGGATGTGGAAGTTGCTCAACGGGAGGCGGATGCGCTCCTTCGGGCTGCAAAAGTAATGGCTCATGCCTTACCAATGGCTGTAGCAAGCTTGATGTTTACGATTGGCTGTCTAATATGGACATGCCTGCCAGCTACCGCGTTTTTCCGATAGTTGAGATCAAATTTAAAGGTTCGCGTAAAGATTTCTATCTTAATACCGACAATATATACCTCGAAGCAGGCGAACTGGTAGTTACCGAAACCGCAACCGGTGGCTTCGATATCGGCCACGTATCTGTAACCGGCGAATTGGTGCGCATGCAAATGACCAAGCGCCGCGTTAGCGAAGCCGATGTTACCAAAAAGATATTCCGCAAGGCAACATCAGCCGATGTTGACAAATGGAAAGCCGCTAAAGATATGGAGTGGGAAACCATGCATAAAGCCCGTAAACTGGCTTTAGAGCTTGGCCTGCAAATGAAAATTAGCGACGTAGATTACCAGGGCGATAAAAGCAAAGCCACATTTTACTATACTGCCGAAGGCCGCGTAGATTTTCGCGAGCTGATTAAGCGCATGGCCGAATCGTTCCGTATCCGGATTGAGATGCGCCAGATCGGGATGCGCCAGGAGGCAAGCCGTTTAGGCGGTATTGGTTCTTGCGGCCGCGAATTATGCTGCTCTACCTGGTTAACCGATTTTAAAACGGTATCAACAGCGGCAGCCCGCTATCAGAATTTATCGTTAAACACCCTGAAACTGGCCGGCCAGTGCGGTAAGTTAAAATGCTGTTTAAACTACGAGCTGGATACTTACATGGATGCGCTAAAGCACATCCCTGATAATGTAAACTACCTGAAAACCGAAAAAGGTGATGCCCGTTTGCAAAAAACAGACATCTTCAAAAAACTGATGTGGTTTAGCTACCCGGGCGAAGAAAACTGGATCCCGCTGCATATTAACCGCGTTAAAGAAATTCAGCAACTGAATAAAGACGGTATTAAACCAGAAGACCTGGGCGAAATTGTAGAGATTGAAGAAAAACCGGCTAAAGTGCTGGATTACGAAAACGTAGTTGGCCAGGATAGTTTAACTCGTTTGGATGAGCGTAACCGTAATAAAAACAACAACCGCAATAACCGTAACAGAAAGCCTAACCAGCCTAACGGTAACCAACAACAGCAGCAGCAACGCAACCCCAACCAGCAAGGAGGAAACCAACAGCGTAACCCTAACCAGGCAGGCGGAAACCAGCAGCAGCATTCGCAGCAGCGTAATCCAAATCAGCAAAGGCCACAGCAACAGCCCCAGACACGTAATAATGCGCCACAAGCTAAGCCACAACCCGAAGCCAGTGCAGATGGTACGGTAAAACCTGAAGGTCAAAAAAATAACCGCAGGCATAATAACCGTCGCCACAGGCCAAACCGTGGTGGTGGTAGCGAAGGAGCAGGCAATCAACCTACACCGCAACAATAA
- the thiL gene encoding thiamine-phosphate kinase, whose amino-acid sequence MFENTERTNLQELGEFGLIDHLTKNFELSKATTLKGIGDDAAVLDAKSKKILVSTDMLLEGIHFDLAYTPLKHLGYKSVQVNLSDIYAMNGIPEQITVSIGMSSKFPLEAIEELYEGIYLACDKYNVDLIGGDTTASKQGLVISVTVLGYADEKDITYRNTAEEGDLVCVSGDLGGAYVGLQLLEREKLVYLENPQIQPDLEGKDYIVERQLKPEARRDVVDLLKSRGIKPTSMIDVSDGLASELLHICKQSNKGCNLYEEKIPIDPMTFETAREFGLDPTVCALSGGEDYELLFTIKQADYEKIKHDVDVSIIGYITEPNAGKNLISKSGQVHALTAQGWNAFKG is encoded by the coding sequence CTGTTTGAAAACACGGAAAGAACTAATCTTCAGGAATTAGGCGAGTTTGGGTTGATTGATCACCTGACTAAAAATTTTGAGCTCAGTAAAGCAACTACCCTGAAAGGTATTGGTGACGATGCAGCTGTACTGGATGCCAAAAGCAAAAAAATATTGGTATCGACAGATATGCTGCTCGAAGGCATTCACTTCGATCTGGCTTATACCCCGCTGAAGCATTTGGGCTATAAGTCTGTGCAGGTAAACCTGAGTGATATTTACGCCATGAATGGTATCCCGGAGCAGATCACAGTATCGATCGGCATGTCGAGCAAGTTTCCGTTAGAGGCCATTGAAGAACTTTACGAAGGTATTTACCTGGCCTGCGATAAATATAATGTTGATCTGATAGGTGGCGATACCACAGCATCAAAACAAGGCCTGGTAATTAGTGTAACAGTTTTAGGTTATGCCGATGAAAAAGATATAACCTATCGTAACACTGCCGAAGAAGGTGATCTGGTTTGCGTAAGCGGCGATTTAGGTGGAGCCTATGTTGGCTTGCAATTACTCGAGCGCGAAAAACTGGTTTACCTCGAAAACCCGCAAATTCAACCGGATCTGGAAGGTAAAGACTATATAGTTGAACGCCAGTTAAAACCGGAAGCACGCCGGGATGTTGTTGACCTGCTGAAATCACGGGGTATAAAACCAACCTCGATGATTGATGTATCAGACGGTTTGGCTTCTGAATTATTGCATATCTGTAAGCAAAGCAACAAAGGCTGTAATTTATATGAAGAGAAAATTCCGATCGATCCGATGACTTTCGAGACCGCCCGCGAGTTTGGCCTCGACCCTACCGTGTGCGCCCTAAGCGGCGGCGAAGATTACGAATTACTTTTTACCATTAAGCAGGCCGATTACGAAAAAATTAAGCACGATGTTGATGTGAGCATTATCGGCTATATCACAGAACCTAATGCCGGTAAAAATCTGATCTCTAAAAGCGGACAAGTGCATGCGTTGACAGCGCAGGGCTGGAATGCTTTTAAAGGATAA
- a CDS encoding ATP-binding protein — MQFKEIVGQAAVKQRLINSVKENRVSHAQLFLGPEGSGALPLAVAYAQYVSCEDKQTDDSCGVCSSCRKYQKLMHPDLHFSYPFFAKHKDDNALTFIEQWREAFLANPYLNLDGWRGYLDAENKQANINIAECHQIIKKLSFKPFESEFKILILWLPEYLDKAGNALLKIIEEPQPNTLFLLVAQNQDQILNTILSRTQLIKVPCLTYDDVKDYLIDHGQPKALAEQAAYLSNGNLTEAIQILQQDTDNYHAQFVQWLRICFGNKGSEAMKMVDVLAKLGRENQKNFLRYGISFLRECCLLQAGVENLVHLPADELETAKKMATVIPVHYAEAISAELEKAHYHIERNANPKILFLDVSLQIIKILFFKTIRQKADSTYITN, encoded by the coding sequence ATGCAGTTTAAAGAAATAGTTGGACAAGCGGCCGTTAAACAACGGTTAATTAATTCGGTTAAGGAGAACCGGGTTAGTCACGCGCAGCTATTTTTGGGTCCCGAGGGGTCGGGCGCGTTGCCATTGGCGGTTGCTTATGCCCAGTATGTCTCTTGTGAAGATAAGCAGACCGACGACTCGTGCGGGGTTTGTTCATCATGCCGTAAGTATCAGAAACTGATGCACCCCGATCTGCATTTTTCGTACCCTTTCTTCGCCAAACATAAAGATGATAACGCCCTTACTTTTATTGAACAATGGCGCGAAGCTTTTTTGGCGAACCCTTATTTAAATCTCGACGGGTGGCGTGGTTACCTGGATGCCGAAAACAAACAGGCCAACATCAATATCGCCGAGTGCCATCAGATCATCAAAAAACTCAGCTTCAAACCTTTTGAATCTGAATTTAAGATATTGATCCTCTGGCTGCCCGAATATCTGGACAAAGCAGGTAATGCTTTGCTCAAAATTATCGAAGAGCCGCAGCCCAATACCCTGTTTTTACTGGTAGCCCAAAATCAGGACCAGATCCTCAACACCATTTTATCGCGCACGCAACTCATCAAAGTGCCGTGCTTAACTTATGATGATGTAAAGGATTATCTGATTGATCACGGCCAGCCCAAAGCATTAGCCGAGCAAGCCGCTTATCTAAGTAACGGCAACCTCACCGAGGCAATCCAGATTTTACAGCAGGATACTGATAACTACCACGCCCAGTTTGTACAATGGCTGCGTATCTGTTTCGGTAACAAGGGATCTGAGGCTATGAAAATGGTAGATGTTTTAGCCAAACTTGGCCGCGAAAACCAGAAGAACTTTTTACGTTACGGCATCAGCTTTTTACGCGAGTGCTGTTTACTGCAGGCCGGGGTTGAAAACCTGGTACACCTGCCAGCCGATGAGTTGGAGACTGCTAAAAAAATGGCAACCGTAATACCGGTACATTATGCCGAAGCAATAAGCGCCGAGTTAGAAAAGGCGCACTATCATATAGAACGCAATGCGAACCCTAAAATTTTGTTTTTAGATGTATCTTTGCAAATTATAAAAATTCTTTTTTTTAAAACGATCCGCCAAAAGGCGGACTCAACATATATAACCAATTAA